One Thermofilum pendens Hrk 5 DNA segment encodes these proteins:
- a CDS encoding zinc metalloprotease HtpX has product MKEKLLLVLSLASVALIFSLLLQALVPVSGFYGPVGAWWALDFIGYALAMAVLVTAPSLFGKYLTPTPSNLGVLRSSMIATMAGVLGGFGLVALGVSSLLGAELTGQLLSLAIVFALVPSLFSWLFSPLLINVMYGCKPDPVLQDIVNRVAQRAGMKPPKAVIATRMREPNAFAYSSPLFGSYVAVTEGMMRLAKGEELEAVIGHELGHHKHKDNTVMLIFGLIPSVVYFLGRFLAYMGFFSSGARYDGDGERRGGGGGFLLVLVGIALMAVSVIIQLAVLALSRLREHYADVHGAMVTSPDAMISALASLDSYYGSREVAKRRVEDSKLKMFFIYALAEPLVSLEELLATHPPIEKRIAFLEALKRTSLRA; this is encoded by the coding sequence ATGAAGGAGAAGTTGTTGCTGGTCTTGAGCCTCGCCAGCGTTGCTCTCATCTTCTCGTTGCTACTGCAGGCACTGGTCCCCGTTTCCGGCTTCTACGGCCCCGTGGGTGCTTGGTGGGCGCTGGACTTCATCGGCTACGCGCTTGCGATGGCTGTGCTCGTAACGGCTCCGTCCCTCTTCGGCAAGTACCTCACCCCGACACCCTCAAACCTAGGGGTGTTGAGGTCCTCGATGATCGCCACGATGGCCGGCGTGCTGGGCGGGTTTGGGCTCGTAGCTTTGGGGGTTTCGAGCCTGCTTGGCGCGGAGCTCACAGGCCAGCTTCTCTCCCTGGCTATAGTCTTCGCTCTCGTGCCCTCGCTCTTCTCCTGGCTCTTCTCCCCCCTACTCATAAACGTCATGTACGGGTGCAAGCCGGACCCAGTGCTCCAGGACATAGTCAACAGGGTCGCGCAGAGGGCCGGGATGAAGCCGCCGAAAGCTGTTATCGCCACCCGTATGCGCGAGCCTAACGCCTTCGCCTATTCCTCCCCGCTGTTCGGGAGCTACGTCGCCGTCACGGAGGGCATGATGCGGCTCGCCAAGGGCGAGGAGCTGGAGGCGGTCATAGGGCACGAGCTGGGCCACCACAAGCACAAGGACAACACCGTGATGCTGATCTTCGGGCTAATACCCTCCGTCGTGTACTTCCTAGGGCGCTTCCTGGCGTACATGGGCTTCTTCTCGTCCGGGGCCAGGTACGACGGCGACGGGGAGAGGAGAGGGGGAGGCGGGGGCTTCCTCCTGGTGCTCGTCGGGATAGCCCTCATGGCTGTAAGCGTGATCATACAGCTGGCCGTGCTTGCCCTCTCGAGACTGAGGGAGCACTACGCCGACGTCCACGGCGCCATGGTGACATCCCCCGACGCCATGATATCGGCGCTAGCGTCCCTCGACTCATACTACGGTAGCCGAGAGGTGGCGAAGAGGAGGGTCGAGGACAGCAAGCTCAAGATGTTCTTCATCTACGCGCTCGCAGAGCCGCTGGTAAGCCTCGAAGAGCTGCTCGCAACTCATCCGCCGATAGAGAAGAGGATAGCCTTCCTCGAGGCGCTCAAGCGCACCTCTCTCCGCGCTTAA
- a CDS encoding DUF72 domain-containing protein encodes MARLLVGCCGFPVGRSKYYSMFSAVELQETFYNPPDPEKLAKLRREAPEGFVFTMKAWQAVTHPLDSPTWKRARVKPGKELADRYGFLRPTKEVFEAWELTARAAKALGARLVVLQTPPSFDASDENLRNAVEFFSSVETGDFLLGWEPRGDWLRKPERIAEVVGRFSRVVHVVDPFRSKPVVERPTAYFRLHGIGPGEVNYRYRYTDEDLSTLCSIVSGLGAEEVYVMFNNVYMAQDASRFKEKCPASNK; translated from the coding sequence ATGGCGAGGCTGCTCGTCGGGTGTTGCGGCTTCCCCGTGGGGCGCTCCAAGTACTACTCGATGTTCAGCGCCGTGGAGCTCCAGGAGACTTTCTACAACCCGCCCGACCCCGAGAAGCTCGCGAAGCTGAGGAGGGAGGCGCCGGAGGGCTTTGTCTTCACGATGAAAGCCTGGCAGGCCGTTACGCACCCTCTCGACAGCCCGACGTGGAAGAGGGCGAGGGTTAAGCCCGGGAAGGAGCTCGCCGACAGGTACGGCTTCCTCAGGCCGACGAAGGAGGTCTTCGAGGCGTGGGAGCTGACCGCTAGGGCCGCGAAAGCCCTGGGGGCGAGGCTCGTAGTCCTGCAGACTCCGCCCAGCTTCGACGCGAGCGACGAGAACCTGAGGAACGCCGTCGAGTTCTTCTCCTCGGTGGAGACGGGGGACTTCCTGCTGGGCTGGGAGCCTAGAGGCGACTGGCTCAGGAAGCCCGAGAGGATAGCCGAGGTTGTGGGGAGGTTTAGCCGCGTGGTCCACGTCGTAGACCCGTTCAGGTCGAAGCCCGTCGTCGAGAGGCCCACGGCCTACTTCAGGCTCCACGGGATAGGCCCGGGCGAGGTGAACTACAGGTACCGGTACACCGACGAGGACTTATCGACGCTCTGCTCGATTGTGAGCGGGCTGGGCGCCGAGGAGGTCTACGTGATGTTCAACAACGTCTACATGGCTCAGGACGCCTCGAGGTTCAAGGAAAAGTGCCCGGCAAGCAATAAATAG
- a CDS encoding ABC transporter permease, with protein sequence MRLDGIRGGLLIALRDLDRFWKYKFWLGAQVAMNLADILIFAVIFNNIVNRQYIPDYVKFLATGVLALSTFASAFSIGREVGIEIRREFTHYLLSIPVSREALVFGRILSGTLRGLIYQASFIVLAALIVGTPTALGAVLVLSTSAMLSASMSSLAIAISTSTRDFNLQATFRSLTYYVLFFFSNVFYPEEILKQRFPGAVVFLIKLSPVSLAADVYRWAFGYNTSINVFHEYALLLAWTLVTLVLASALYLRNLTRM encoded by the coding sequence GTGAGGCTCGACGGGATCCGGGGAGGGTTGCTGATAGCGCTCCGCGACCTCGACCGCTTCTGGAAGTACAAGTTCTGGCTGGGGGCGCAGGTAGCTATGAACCTGGCGGACATACTGATCTTCGCCGTGATATTCAACAACATAGTGAACAGGCAGTACATACCCGACTACGTGAAGTTCCTCGCTACGGGCGTCCTCGCGCTCTCGACGTTCGCCTCCGCGTTCTCGATAGGGAGAGAGGTCGGGATCGAGATAAGGAGGGAGTTCACCCACTACCTCCTCTCCATCCCGGTCTCCAGGGAGGCGCTAGTCTTCGGGCGGATACTCAGCGGGACTCTCAGGGGGCTGATATACCAGGCTTCCTTCATAGTCCTCGCGGCGCTAATCGTCGGGACCCCCACGGCGCTCGGGGCGGTCCTCGTCCTGTCAACCTCGGCTATGCTCTCGGCGTCTATGTCTAGCCTCGCGATAGCGATATCCACCTCTACGCGTGACTTCAACCTCCAGGCGACGTTCAGGTCCCTCACCTACTACGTGCTCTTCTTCTTCTCGAACGTCTTCTACCCGGAGGAGATCCTCAAGCAACGCTTCCCCGGCGCTGTCGTATTCCTCATAAAGCTGTCGCCCGTCTCCCTAGCCGCGGACGTGTACAGGTGGGCGTTCGGGTACAACACGTCTATAAACGTGTTCCACGAGTACGCCTTGCTCCTCGCCTGGACGCTGGTAACGCTCGTGCTGGCGTCGGCGCTCTACCTGAGAAACCTTACGAGGATGTAG
- a CDS encoding ATP-binding cassette domain-containing protein: MSRGVAVKISNFVKKFGDTVAVDGLNLDIYEGEIFGLLGPNGSGKTTTLLTIATVYKPTSGDIYVHGYSVSRQGDIVRKYVGIAFQEPKALWVDTPYELLLWHARVVGYSSSEARAVVKEVMEQLNLWEHRKKQFYQLSGGTRKKLEIAKVLIQRPKVAIFDEPTAQVDVLTKHALWDIIRGLRDEGTTVIVATNDMFEAERICERLGIIYKGKLRALGTVSELKDMVPAGDVIEISFEGPEENVRKLLSELEGVSNYTVTDHSLRIHLNRGEERAAEIVELLASSGVKVRKLMVHEPTLDDVFFYFTGARLREEHGAT, from the coding sequence ATGAGTAGAGGGGTAGCGGTAAAGATATCCAACTTCGTCAAGAAGTTCGGGGATACCGTAGCAGTAGACGGGCTGAACCTCGACATATACGAGGGGGAGATATTCGGGCTTCTAGGCCCCAACGGCTCCGGGAAGACCACGACCCTCCTAACCATAGCCACCGTGTACAAGCCTACCTCCGGCGACATCTACGTCCACGGATACTCCGTGTCGAGGCAGGGGGACATCGTGAGGAAGTACGTGGGGATAGCCTTCCAGGAGCCTAAGGCTCTCTGGGTGGACACGCCGTACGAGCTCCTGCTGTGGCACGCAAGGGTCGTCGGGTACTCTTCCTCGGAGGCGCGGGCAGTCGTGAAGGAGGTTATGGAGCAGCTTAACCTGTGGGAGCACAGGAAGAAGCAGTTCTACCAGCTGAGCGGGGGTACGAGGAAGAAGCTCGAGATAGCGAAGGTGTTGATACAGAGGCCGAAGGTGGCGATATTCGACGAGCCGACCGCGCAGGTAGACGTCCTCACGAAGCACGCGCTTTGGGACATTATAAGGGGTCTCCGCGATGAGGGAACCACGGTTATCGTAGCTACGAACGATATGTTCGAGGCGGAGAGGATCTGCGAGAGGCTGGGCATAATATACAAGGGGAAGCTACGCGCGCTGGGCACCGTGAGCGAGCTCAAGGACATGGTCCCGGCCGGCGACGTCATTGAGATTTCCTTCGAGGGGCCCGAGGAAAACGTGAGGAAGCTCCTCTCGGAGCTGGAGGGCGTGAGCAACTACACGGTGACTGACCACAGCCTGAGGATCCACCTGAACAGGGGGGAGGAGAGGGCGGCCGAAATCGTGGAGCTCCTGGCGTCCTCCGGCGTGAAGGTTAGGAAGCTGATGGTTCACGAGCCTACGCTCGACGACGTATTCTTCTACTTCACCGGGGCGAGGCTGAGGGAGGAGCATGGAGCTACTTAA
- a CDS encoding zinc ribbon domain-containing protein, translating into MREVRLYLSRDKLSWLMYSSFFLSLLLVKPSRRPLLAVHYVHVDSPSLYGLYYRFLREEGLRDADEAVFRGVKALPCVVVDDQVVIEGRYVFARGALRLLKWYPFIDVLAFAASSALLVATVLGSTYAAVRLFPGAPGGLLAVLALLAASVAFAVAFYNVYVAALRGLVRVFLGALSVDPGRVGVPLDFEKPRGCGDVLAVEARALGLSANAFDAVDKARTSILLGRHDWLRCFLAAVDIALGRVKGPEELRRELEHSHELARSLKASLEKKVSSIGGWVCPSCGALNPPGNATCRACGSTRPIAGLEGLGPVHVDILRILYSMGGEATHGALLSRLGYEKPQVVDALRALFARKLISPALMQYEGRPVLGYRLTGEGAKVASVLAREASARRAL; encoded by the coding sequence GTGCGGGAAGTTAGGCTCTACCTCTCCAGGGACAAGCTCTCCTGGCTTATGTACTCCTCGTTCTTCTTATCGTTGCTTCTCGTCAAGCCCTCCAGGAGACCCCTACTCGCGGTCCACTACGTCCACGTAGACTCCCCGTCTCTCTACGGGCTCTACTACAGGTTCCTGAGGGAGGAGGGTCTCCGGGACGCGGACGAGGCTGTGTTCAGGGGCGTCAAAGCCTTGCCCTGCGTCGTGGTCGACGACCAGGTAGTCATCGAGGGGAGGTACGTCTTCGCGAGAGGAGCTCTAAGGTTGCTCAAGTGGTACCCCTTTATAGACGTTCTCGCGTTCGCCGCGTCCTCCGCCCTCCTCGTGGCAACGGTGCTTGGCTCAACGTACGCGGCGGTCCGCCTCTTCCCCGGGGCTCCGGGAGGGCTCTTGGCGGTCCTCGCGCTCCTAGCGGCTTCCGTAGCGTTCGCCGTGGCTTTCTACAACGTGTACGTAGCGGCTCTGAGGGGGCTTGTAAGGGTATTCCTGGGAGCTCTCAGCGTGGACCCCGGAAGGGTAGGCGTGCCCCTAGACTTCGAGAAGCCGCGGGGGTGCGGAGACGTGCTCGCAGTAGAGGCGAGGGCGCTCGGACTTTCGGCTAACGCTTTCGACGCGGTCGACAAGGCTAGGACTAGCATACTGCTGGGTAGGCACGACTGGCTCAGGTGCTTCCTCGCCGCGGTCGACATCGCGCTGGGACGGGTTAAAGGCCCCGAGGAGCTCCGGAGGGAGCTCGAGCACTCCCATGAGCTTGCACGCTCCCTCAAGGCCTCCTTAGAGAAGAAGGTCTCGAGCATCGGCGGGTGGGTCTGCCCGTCCTGCGGCGCGCTGAACCCTCCTGGCAACGCTACTTGCAGGGCCTGCGGGTCGACGAGGCCTATCGCTGGGCTCGAGGGGCTGGGGCCCGTGCACGTGGATATCCTGAGGATCCTCTACTCCATGGGCGGAGAGGCGACGCACGGCGCGCTACTGTCTCGCCTGGGCTACGAGAAGCCCCAGGTCGTAGACGCTTTGAGGGCTCTCTTCGCCCGCAAGCTCATATCGCCCGCGCTTATGCAGTACGAGGGGAGGCCCGTGCTGGGCTACCGCCTGACAGGCGAGGGGGCGAAGGTGGCCTCCGTGCTGGCGCGGGAGGCTTCCGCTCGCAGAGCGCTCTAA
- a CDS encoding ABC transporter permease — MELLKDLRAMYMLVLWDLSQMKRRTVFVVMRVAWFALQVTVFGLAMNAIVRFRGVVAQGIDYYHFYLFGVYASMLFSISVSKAYDVAEEFEEGMIEYLLSLPMKRKILSLGRSIGGGLSAFLFTLPMYAVVVLLLGVYDPVAVLLSLLSALVFAVGVTGFVISVVLSLKSSDYTDIFFGVLDALIIRLSTVFYPAVVVAKIAPYYYAALVNPVSHFVDLLRTFFFFEEFKHLSVSSPYLMASYILGFAAGVSSAAIYIVEKRVEGGGWK; from the coding sequence ATGGAGCTACTTAAAGACCTCCGGGCAATGTACATGCTCGTCCTCTGGGACTTGTCGCAGATGAAGCGGAGGACGGTATTCGTGGTCATGCGCGTAGCCTGGTTCGCCCTGCAGGTAACGGTCTTCGGGCTGGCGATGAACGCGATCGTGAGGTTCAGGGGCGTGGTGGCGCAGGGGATCGACTACTACCACTTCTACCTCTTCGGGGTCTACGCCTCCATGCTCTTCTCGATAAGCGTCTCCAAGGCGTACGACGTGGCGGAGGAGTTCGAGGAGGGCATGATCGAGTACCTGCTGAGCCTGCCGATGAAGAGGAAGATCCTATCCCTCGGGAGGTCCATAGGCGGGGGCCTCTCGGCGTTCCTGTTCACCCTGCCGATGTACGCCGTGGTGGTGCTACTCCTCGGCGTGTACGACCCGGTAGCCGTGCTACTATCGTTGCTCTCGGCGCTAGTTTTCGCTGTCGGAGTGACGGGCTTCGTTATAAGCGTGGTGCTCAGCTTGAAGTCGAGCGACTACACGGACATATTCTTCGGGGTGCTGGACGCCCTGATAATACGTCTAAGCACGGTCTTCTACCCAGCGGTCGTCGTGGCGAAGATAGCGCCGTACTACTACGCGGCGCTGGTGAACCCCGTCTCCCACTTCGTAGACCTGCTGAGGACTTTCTTCTTCTTCGAGGAGTTCAAGCACCTCTCGGTGTCGTCCCCCTACCTGATGGCTTCCTACATACTCGGCTTCGCCGCGGGGGTTTCGAGCGCCGCGATATACATCGTCGAGAAGAGGGTCGAGGGGGGTGGGTGGAAGTGA